In Devosia litorisediminis, one genomic interval encodes:
- a CDS encoding glycerophosphodiester phosphodiesterase: MRIIAHRGFSAGFAENTTQSWDAALAAGAFAIETDIRFSSDGVGVCAHDADLARLFQRPEQVSALPYAELAKLENADGARIALLSDVLSYVRDGNRVLLDLKEETPQALDRLWQTISAEVPATLRPLLIAGCHSLEAVRFFCAQGETSILGFIPSPEQAEAFWHAGARSIRLWENDASPALVKRLRSLGAEVWVTSGGHGTGLAGGDHTGTDIAQLAQSGVSGLLVNDVAMATRRAEALA; the protein is encoded by the coding sequence ATGAGAATTATCGCCCATCGCGGTTTCAGCGCCGGATTTGCCGAGAACACCACCCAGAGCTGGGACGCTGCCTTGGCGGCCGGCGCCTTCGCCATTGAAACAGACATCCGTTTTTCCAGCGATGGCGTCGGTGTTTGCGCCCACGATGCCGATCTTGCCCGCCTGTTTCAGCGGCCCGAGCAAGTCAGCGCCCTGCCCTATGCAGAGCTGGCCAAACTTGAGAATGCAGACGGGGCCCGAATTGCACTTCTTTCGGATGTGCTGAGCTATGTTCGTGACGGCAATCGGGTTCTGCTCGATCTCAAGGAAGAAACGCCGCAAGCTCTGGATCGCCTATGGCAGACAATAAGTGCTGAGGTGCCGGCAACGCTGCGTCCGCTGCTTATCGCTGGATGCCACTCGCTCGAAGCCGTCCGGTTCTTCTGCGCGCAGGGCGAGACCAGTATTCTGGGTTTCATTCCCTCACCCGAACAGGCCGAAGCGTTCTGGCACGCCGGCGCAAGATCAATCCGGCTCTGGGAAAACGATGCATCACCCGCGCTGGTAAAGCGCCTGCGCAGCCTTGGAGCCGAAGTCTGGGTCACCAGTGGCGGCCATGGCACCGGCCTTGCGGGCGGCGATCACACGGGCACAGACATCGCGCAACTCGCCCAGTCAGGGGTCAGCGGCCTGTTGGTCAATGACGTGGCCATGGCCACCAGACGAGCGGAGGCGCTGGCATGA
- a CDS encoding ATP-binding cassette domain-containing protein, giving the protein MKPSPDQGVVASHLVQTYPVGRTIFGRGEQFRAVDGVSFHLEQGETLGIVGESGSGKSTLGRMIAGIEAPTSGDVTFWGQRYAPVGAAQWRRQRRLVQMVFQNPAAVVDPRWTIHAQVREALTTHETLARAEADHRAQEMLALVGLGTMGNRLPHQLSGGQLQRAVIARALVLQPKLLVCDEAVSALDVSVQAQIINLLLELRDRLQLSLLFISHDLSVVRHISHRVGVMYRGQLLEIGDARTLFEAPQHNYTRRLLAAIPADTPRQRRERDLKTFAALP; this is encoded by the coding sequence ATGAAGCCCTCACCCGACCAGGGCGTCGTCGCATCCCATCTGGTGCAAACCTATCCGGTGGGTCGCACTATTTTCGGCCGTGGCGAACAGTTTCGTGCCGTCGATGGCGTCAGCTTCCATCTTGAGCAAGGCGAGACCCTTGGGATCGTCGGCGAAAGCGGCAGCGGCAAGTCGACACTGGGTCGGATGATTGCCGGCATTGAGGCACCAACCAGCGGTGACGTGACTTTCTGGGGCCAGCGCTACGCGCCTGTTGGCGCAGCACAATGGCGCCGACAGAGGCGGCTGGTGCAGATGGTGTTCCAGAACCCGGCCGCCGTTGTTGATCCGCGCTGGACCATACACGCCCAGGTTCGCGAAGCGCTGACCACCCATGAAACCCTGGCCCGCGCCGAGGCCGATCATCGTGCTCAGGAAATGCTTGCGCTTGTCGGGCTCGGGACCATGGGCAATCGTCTGCCGCACCAGCTTTCTGGTGGACAGCTACAACGTGCCGTGATCGCACGAGCGCTTGTGCTCCAGCCCAAATTGCTGGTTTGCGATGAAGCCGTCAGCGCGCTCGATGTTTCCGTGCAAGCCCAGATCATCAACTTGTTGCTTGAACTCCGCGACAGACTGCAACTCTCCCTGCTGTTCATCTCCCACGACCTCTCCGTTGTCCGCCATATCAGCCATCGTGTCGGCGTGATGTATCGCGGCCAGCTGCTCGAAATCGGTGACGCGCGTACGCTTTTTGAGGCACCGCAGCACAATTACACCCGTCGTCTGCTCGCTGCCATTCCCGCCGACACCCCTCGCCAGCGCCGCGAGCGCGACCTCAAAACCTTTGCCGCCCTGCCATGA
- a CDS encoding ABC transporter ATP-binding protein — protein sequence MASLITQGRGGIRAASQRSTEHSGAEPVLQISNLTVSSGNLELVEQVSLAVMPGETLCLVGESGCGKSLTCMSALGLLDEGLTARGSVRLFGTETLGAPERVLNAMRGRDVTMIFQNPMAALNPVKRVGLQIAEAIREHTDLVGGAVDRRVVELLDQVGIPNAARHKTYYPHQLSGGMCQRVMIAMALACRPRLLIADEPTTALDVTIQAQILRLLRDLQDELGLAIVFVTHDLGVVAEIADHVAVMYAGRVVEAGTVDALFEDPRHPYTRALMACRIGFQREPGTPLDAVAGTVPAPSSRPAGCNFAPRCPQVQARCQVEPPLTSTNAGTIACHLFPAQPMVPQ from the coding sequence ATGGCCAGTTTGATCACACAGGGCAGAGGCGGCATTCGTGCCGCCTCTCAACGCTCCACCGAGCATTCCGGTGCCGAGCCCGTCCTTCAGATTTCCAACCTCACGGTCTCTTCGGGCAATCTCGAACTGGTCGAGCAGGTGAGCCTCGCCGTCATGCCGGGTGAAACTCTTTGCCTTGTTGGCGAGAGCGGTTGCGGCAAAAGCCTCACCTGCATGTCGGCCCTCGGTCTGCTCGACGAGGGCCTGACGGCCCGTGGCTCGGTGCGGCTGTTTGGAACGGAAACCCTTGGCGCACCCGAGCGCGTTCTCAACGCCATGCGCGGCCGTGATGTCACCATGATCTTCCAGAACCCCATGGCTGCACTCAACCCGGTCAAGCGGGTGGGCCTGCAGATCGCCGAAGCGATCCGGGAGCATACGGATCTGGTTGGCGGCGCGGTGGATCGCCGTGTGGTGGAACTGCTCGATCAGGTTGGTATTCCCAATGCCGCTCGCCACAAGACCTATTATCCACACCAGCTTTCCGGCGGCATGTGCCAGCGCGTGATGATCGCCATGGCACTGGCCTGTCGGCCCAGACTCCTGATCGCAGACGAGCCTACGACGGCGCTTGACGTGACCATTCAGGCGCAGATTTTACGCTTGCTGCGCGATCTTCAGGACGAGCTGGGACTGGCAATTGTCTTTGTCACGCACGACCTGGGCGTAGTTGCCGAGATCGCCGACCACGTCGCTGTCATGTACGCCGGACGCGTCGTCGAGGCAGGAACGGTTGACGCACTGTTTGAGGACCCACGCCACCCATACACCCGCGCCTTGATGGCTTGCCGCATCGGTTTTCAGCGCGAGCCCGGCACTCCGCTTGATGCCGTTGCGGGCACGGTGCCTGCACCATCCTCCCGCCCTGCCGGCTGCAATTTCGCACCGCGCTGTCCGCAGGTACAGGCACGGTGTCAGGTCGAGCCCCCACTCACCTCGACGAACGCGGGTACGATCGCCTGCCATCTGTTTCCCGCGCAGCCCATGGTGCCACAATGA
- a CDS encoding ABC transporter substrate-binding protein, with product MPATLEPGKELSNVGTRVNYSIFDTLIRRDFLSAEGGGGSTLIPGLATSWSRIDDLTLEVKLREGVTFHNGAALTAEDIVFTFSPQRLSGENALLPEGPAYFSVLDEVVAVDPLTVRFVTKAPDPLLEQRLASWASWVVNKADWEAKAATDGGVPMFPVGTGPYMLESYKADEAIHLVAFDDYFGGMPTAASVTFREVPEPSTRVAGLVSGEFDIVTNVAPDQIDQINGYDDIETRSVVLANSHVLVYNVTDTVLDDIRIRQAMNLGIDRELLNQALWGGQAVVPNGHQYPEYGDMYNPDHVGLEYAPDRARALLAEAGYNGELIRYTTQPNYYLNSLPAAQAIIEMWKEIGLNVELNVVESFSGIDPSTLQVRTWSNSTRYPDPVGGLWNVWGPFGSAQRANKSWIGTENLARFNELGAILQSTVDLETRQQAAWEMLELWKTDAPGTILYQPLETYGVAKDVNWQPYTFYYMDLRPENLSFNRD from the coding sequence TTGCCGGCAACGCTCGAACCAGGCAAAGAGCTTTCCAATGTTGGCACCCGCGTCAATTACAGCATTTTCGACACGCTGATCCGACGCGACTTTCTCTCGGCAGAAGGCGGCGGCGGCTCCACCCTGATTCCGGGCCTGGCCACAAGCTGGAGCCGCATCGACGATCTGACACTGGAAGTGAAGCTGCGCGAGGGTGTTACCTTCCACAATGGTGCCGCCCTGACCGCCGAAGACATCGTTTTTACCTTCTCGCCACAGCGCCTCAGCGGCGAGAATGCGCTGCTTCCCGAAGGCCCGGCCTATTTCTCCGTGCTTGACGAAGTTGTGGCCGTTGATCCCCTTACCGTGCGCTTTGTCACCAAGGCACCCGATCCGCTGCTGGAACAGCGTCTGGCATCCTGGGCATCCTGGGTGGTCAACAAGGCAGACTGGGAAGCCAAGGCGGCAACCGATGGTGGCGTGCCGATGTTCCCGGTCGGCACCGGCCCCTACATGCTTGAAAGCTACAAGGCTGACGAGGCCATCCACCTTGTTGCTTTCGATGACTATTTCGGCGGCATGCCAACAGCCGCTTCGGTGACCTTCCGCGAGGTCCCCGAGCCCTCGACCCGTGTTGCGGGCCTGGTCTCTGGCGAATTCGACATTGTCACCAATGTTGCACCGGACCAGATCGACCAGATTAACGGGTATGATGACATCGAGACGCGCTCGGTGGTTCTGGCGAACTCCCATGTGCTGGTCTACAACGTCACCGACACCGTCCTTGACGATATCCGGATCCGCCAGGCCATGAATCTGGGCATCGACCGCGAGCTCCTCAATCAGGCGCTTTGGGGCGGTCAGGCCGTGGTTCCGAACGGGCACCAGTACCCCGAATACGGCGACATGTATAATCCTGACCATGTCGGGCTCGAATACGCCCCCGACCGCGCCAGGGCGCTACTGGCCGAGGCTGGATACAATGGCGAGCTCATCCGCTACACAACCCAGCCCAACTACTATCTGAACTCGCTGCCCGCCGCGCAGGCGATCATCGAGATGTGGAAGGAAATCGGCCTCAACGTCGAACTCAACGTTGTCGAGAGCTTCTCTGGCATCGACCCTTCAACGCTTCAGGTCCGGACCTGGTCCAATTCGACACGTTATCCCGACCCGGTCGGCGGCCTGTGGAATGTCTGGGGGCCATTTGGCAGCGCCCAGCGCGCGAACAAGAGCTGGATTGGCACAGAAAACCTCGCCCGTTTCAACGAGTTGGGGGCCATACTGCAAAGCACGGTTGATCTCGAAACGCGCCAGCAGGCGGCTTGGGAAATGCTCGAGCTGTGGAAGACCGATGCCCCCGGCACGATCCTTTATCAGCCGCTCGAGACCTATGGCGTCGCCAAGGACGTGAACTGGCAGCCGTACACGTTCTACTACATGGACCTGCGGCCCGAAAACCTCAGCTTCAATCGCGACTGA
- a CDS encoding ABC transporter substrate-binding protein, whose translation MNRIVSALFVAMMACTACLAQEDSAVFGLPTATETLIVRSTTDIGVFAPVMLDFLASRPNLAIAYEQWGSNDLATLAASHCAAGSGSADLVISSAVDLQVQLVNNGCAVAHRSPATDALPAARNWRNEIFGITEEPAVLIYNIQLVAPDEVPLSRFDLIDLLRPADSRFVGRVATYDIEASGLGYLFAFMDSLQANTFGRLLEAFGRSGAVATCCSAELIDAVADGRYLIAYNVLGSYALARADKDPRIGVRAPSDYALVLSRAALIPKHAKNVGAAGGFIDFLLSSAGQTALSEARLVVRIGGADGADFDLPGGGPSSLRPIALSPILLAGMDQHKRRIFLDQWRQNLRQK comes from the coding sequence ATGAACCGCATCGTCTCGGCCCTGTTTGTTGCCATGATGGCCTGCACCGCCTGCCTGGCTCAGGAAGACTCCGCGGTATTCGGCCTGCCCACGGCAACCGAAACACTGATCGTGCGCAGCACCACCGATATCGGCGTCTTCGCGCCGGTCATGCTCGACTTTCTGGCCAGTCGACCCAATCTGGCCATTGCTTATGAGCAGTGGGGCTCAAACGATCTGGCGACACTGGCGGCCAGCCATTGCGCGGCAGGCAGCGGCAGCGCCGATCTGGTCATCAGCTCGGCTGTCGATCTGCAGGTCCAGCTGGTCAACAATGGCTGCGCGGTGGCGCACAGATCGCCCGCCACGGACGCCCTGCCGGCCGCGCGCAACTGGCGCAACGAGATCTTCGGCATCACCGAGGAACCTGCGGTGTTGATCTACAACATCCAGCTGGTGGCGCCGGACGAAGTGCCCCTGTCGCGCTTTGACCTGATCGACCTGCTGCGCCCCGCCGATTCCCGCTTTGTCGGCCGCGTCGCCACCTATGATATCGAAGCCTCTGGTCTGGGCTATCTGTTCGCCTTCATGGACTCCCTGCAGGCCAACACTTTTGGTCGGCTGCTTGAAGCTTTTGGCCGTTCGGGCGCTGTGGCCACCTGCTGTTCGGCCGAACTGATCGACGCGGTGGCCGATGGCCGGTACCTGATCGCCTATAATGTGCTGGGTTCCTATGCGCTGGCCCGCGCCGACAAGGACCCGCGCATCGGCGTACGGGCGCCCAGCGATTACGCGCTGGTCCTGTCCCGCGCAGCGCTGATCCCCAAACACGCAAAAAATGTCGGCGCTGCTGGCGGCTTCATCGACTTTCTGCTCTCCAGCGCCGGCCAGACCGCGCTGAGCGAGGCCCGACTGGTGGTCAGGATCGGCGGAGCCGATGGCGCCGACTTCGATCTGCCCGGTGGCGGACCATCAAGCCTGCGCCCCATCGCCCTGTCACCCATTCTGCTGGCTGGCATGGACCAGCACAAACGCCGGATTTTTCTCGACCAATGGCGCCAAAACCTGCGCCAGAAATAG
- a CDS encoding sensor histidine kinase, which yields MPVNSAFRHIGARNGRPLSLASRLFLAIGLILMTGGIIVTAAALAYGHQAARNAFDRLLVGAANQISASISIVEGDPLVDLPVTALELLALAPEDRIAYRVIDPQGVTLTGYDDLALPPTDTDLSFFDGTFAGDPVRLVAVRRHFAERGFSGTVTTIVAHTTIARQALAWDIARNAWMMLAVAGIGMVALAVFSIRSALVPLKRIGQDLLARDPKDLTPLDIAVPRELRAIVDAINRFITRLHRQIDGMQNLISDSAHQLRTPISALRAQAQLAAEEQDPHRQSEIVSKILTRSVGLSRLTDQMLNRALVIHRGDSAAHKRIDLRRVAMAAAEVFDDGAIFEAGRLHLDLCETAAWVAGDALSLQEAVKNLISNALQHGAGRVTIAVLCQGGQAVLTVHDQGKGMTAEQAHLLGQRFLSADQHRTSGTGIGLSIAHAVAHAHGATMAVDIASNTGFTISLTIPLQHEERAP from the coding sequence TTGCCAGTCAATAGCGCATTTCGGCATATCGGGGCCCGCAATGGCCGCCCACTGTCCCTGGCCTCCCGCCTGTTTCTGGCCATTGGGCTGATCCTGATGACCGGCGGCATCATCGTCACCGCTGCGGCGCTGGCCTATGGCCATCAGGCCGCCCGCAATGCCTTTGACCGCCTGCTGGTGGGCGCGGCCAACCAGATCTCGGCCTCGATTTCCATCGTTGAAGGCGATCCGCTGGTGGATCTGCCGGTGACCGCGCTGGAACTGCTCGCTCTGGCGCCCGAAGATCGCATTGCCTATCGCGTTATCGACCCCCAGGGCGTGACCCTGACCGGTTACGACGATCTGGCGCTGCCCCCCACCGACACCGATCTCAGCTTCTTCGATGGCACATTTGCCGGCGACCCGGTCCGGCTGGTGGCCGTGCGACGGCACTTCGCCGAACGCGGCTTCAGCGGCACCGTGACCACCATTGTTGCCCACACTACCATTGCCCGTCAGGCTCTGGCCTGGGATATCGCGCGCAATGCCTGGATGATGCTGGCCGTGGCCGGGATCGGCATGGTTGCCCTTGCCGTTTTCTCGATCCGCTCGGCCCTGGTGCCGCTTAAACGCATCGGTCAGGACCTGCTGGCACGTGACCCCAAGGACCTCACCCCGCTCGATATCGCGGTGCCGCGCGAACTGCGCGCCATCGTCGATGCGATCAACCGGTTCATCACCCGCCTGCACCGCCAGATCGATGGCATGCAGAACCTGATTTCCGACAGCGCGCACCAATTGCGCACGCCGATTTCCGCCTTGCGGGCGCAGGCCCAATTAGCCGCCGAGGAACAGGACCCACACCGCCAGTCCGAGATCGTCAGCAAGATCCTGACCCGCTCGGTCGGCCTCAGCCGCCTGACCGATCAGATGCTGAACCGCGCACTGGTCATCCATCGCGGCGATAGCGCCGCCCACAAAAGGATCGACTTGCGCCGCGTCGCCATGGCCGCCGCCGAGGTCTTTGATGATGGGGCGATCTTTGAAGCCGGGCGACTGCATCTTGACCTGTGCGAGACGGCGGCATGGGTCGCCGGAGATGCCCTGTCGCTGCAAGAGGCGGTCAAGAACCTGATCAGCAATGCGCTCCAGCATGGGGCTGGCAGAGTGACCATCGCCGTGCTGTGCCAGGGCGGTCAGGCGGTGTTGACCGTGCATGATCAGGGCAAGGGCATGACGGCCGAGCAAGCGCACCTGCTCGGACAGCGCTTTTTGTCGGCCGACCAGCACCGCACCAGCGGCACCGGCATTGGTCTGTCCATCGCTCACGCCGTGGCCCATGCCCATGGCGCAACGATGGCGGTCGATATCGCCTCCAATACCGGGTTCACCATCAGCCTGACGATCCCGCTGCAGCACGAGGAGCGCGCGCCATGA
- a CDS encoding response regulator transcription factor produces the protein MRILLVEDTHDVADAIVASFGRRGDAVDHALTRVAADDLLALQRYDVIILDINLPDGNGLSLLADQRRQGVTTPILMLTARLEVDDRVAALDRGADDYLVKPFDLRELEARVRALARRAQRDPSEGSTITYADLEVDIAGRVVTLGGQPINLTRREFGVLEALLINRGRVISKEQIFERIFSFDQGDVGLNAVEIYVARLRKKLDGGEVSIKTLRGLGYQLFASQ, from the coding sequence ATTCGCATTCTGTTGGTTGAGGACACTCACGATGTCGCCGATGCCATCGTCGCCAGCTTCGGCCGGCGCGGCGATGCGGTGGATCATGCGCTGACGCGGGTCGCCGCCGATGACCTGCTGGCCCTGCAGCGCTATGACGTGATCATCCTCGATATCAACCTGCCCGACGGCAACGGTCTGTCGCTGCTCGCCGACCAGCGACGACAGGGTGTCACCACCCCCATCCTGATGCTGACGGCACGGCTCGAGGTCGATGACCGTGTGGCCGCGCTTGATCGCGGTGCCGACGACTATCTCGTCAAACCCTTTGATCTGCGTGAGCTTGAAGCGCGTGTACGCGCCCTGGCCCGACGGGCGCAGCGCGATCCCTCCGAAGGCTCGACAATCACCTATGCGGATCTTGAAGTCGATATTGCCGGGCGCGTCGTGACCCTGGGCGGGCAGCCGATCAATTTGACGCGGCGCGAATTTGGTGTGCTTGAGGCGCTGCTGATCAACCGTGGCCGGGTCATTTCCAAGGAACAGATATTTGAGCGCATCTTTTCGTTCGATCAGGGCGATGTCGGCCTGAACGCTGTCGAAATCTATGTCGCCCGGCTGCGCAAGAAGCTGGACGGGGGCGAAGTGTCGATCAAGACCCTGCGCGGATTGGGATATCAGCTCTTTGCCAGTCAATAG
- a CDS encoding Bug family tripartite tricarboxylate transporter substrate binding protein, translating to MKLLSVAKATFLAAVLSAAAYAPAAMAFEANNTECIAPAGAGGGWDFTCRQVGKALQDLDLIPGTMQVTNLAGGGGGVAFAEVVNKRNGEDNLIVAASSATSTRLAQGAYPGNDMSQVRWLASVGADYGIIAVAKDSDINTLPELLDMIKADPTSVSVAGGSAVGGWDHLKVLIAAKTSGIDDVRSVKYVAFDGGGEAVTQLLAGSVQAFTGDASEAKGFVDSGDIKVIAVLAPERLEGDFASYPTAREQGVDVIGANWRGFYGPGDMSDEAYDFWVEQIGAVYDSAEWKDTMAANGLAPLDLRGADFEAFVAESVSSISTLSKEIGLIE from the coding sequence ATGAAGCTGCTTTCCGTGGCGAAAGCCACTTTTCTGGCTGCTGTGCTCAGCGCGGCTGCTTACGCGCCGGCCGCCATGGCGTTCGAGGCCAACAATACCGAATGCATTGCGCCAGCGGGCGCAGGCGGCGGCTGGGACTTCACCTGCCGTCAGGTTGGCAAGGCTCTACAGGATCTCGATCTGATCCCGGGCACCATGCAGGTGACCAATCTGGCAGGCGGTGGCGGTGGCGTGGCCTTCGCTGAAGTCGTCAACAAGCGCAATGGCGAAGACAATCTGATCGTGGCGGCCTCTTCGGCAACCTCGACGCGTCTGGCCCAGGGGGCTTACCCCGGCAATGACATGAGCCAGGTTCGCTGGCTGGCTTCGGTCGGTGCCGATTATGGCATCATCGCGGTAGCCAAGGATTCCGATATCAACACGCTTCCCGAGCTGCTCGACATGATCAAGGCTGATCCAACCAGTGTCTCGGTCGCCGGTGGCTCCGCTGTGGGTGGCTGGGATCACCTCAAGGTGCTCATCGCGGCCAAGACGTCGGGCATTGATGATGTGCGCAGCGTCAAATATGTGGCGTTTGACGGCGGTGGTGAGGCTGTGACCCAGCTTCTGGCCGGCAGCGTGCAGGCATTTACCGGCGATGCGTCCGAAGCCAAGGGTTTCGTGGATTCCGGCGATATCAAGGTGATTGCCGTGCTGGCGCCTGAGCGTCTCGAAGGCGACTTCGCCTCCTACCCAACCGCCCGCGAGCAGGGCGTCGACGTGATCGGTGCCAACTGGCGCGGTTTTTACGGCCCCGGCGACATGTCTGACGAAGCCTATGATTTCTGGGTTGAGCAGATCGGTGCCGTTTATGACTCGGCCGAGTGGAAAGACACCATGGCGGCCAATGGTCTGGCGCCGCTCGACCTGCGCGGCGCTGACTTCGAGGCCTTTGTGGCCGAATCCGTGTCCAGCATCTCGACCCTGTCCAAGGAAATCGGCCTGATCGAATAG
- a CDS encoding tripartite tricarboxylate transporter TctB family protein encodes MRNSSDRLLGIAGLVLSGLIIWGAFLIKESFIQDPLGPRAFPIVIAVVIGLASATILVRPDEEPVWPALPRLLEIGVAVVALIAYAQFLPIVGFVLSTAVCGGFLSWRLGTPPLKAALAGLLISGGIFLVFRIILGLSLARGPWGF; translated from the coding sequence ATGAGGAATTCCAGCGATCGTCTGCTCGGAATTGCCGGTCTGGTGCTTTCGGGACTTATTATTTGGGGGGCTTTCCTGATCAAGGAGAGCTTTATCCAGGACCCTCTGGGTCCACGCGCCTTTCCGATTGTCATTGCTGTTGTTATCGGGCTCGCCTCGGCCACCATTCTGGTGCGGCCCGATGAAGAACCCGTCTGGCCCGCACTGCCGCGGCTGCTCGAAATCGGCGTCGCCGTGGTCGCGCTGATTGCCTATGCCCAGTTCCTGCCCATTGTCGGCTTTGTGCTGTCGACCGCGGTTTGCGGCGGGTTTCTGTCCTGGCGTCTGGGCACCCCGCCACTCAAGGCGGCGCTGGCCGGGCTGCTGATTTCAGGCGGCATCTTCCTGGTTTTCCGGATCATCCTTGGCCTTTCCCTCGCCAGAGGGCCCTGGGGTTTCTGA
- a CDS encoding tripartite tricarboxylate transporter permease codes for MDSLQSLADGFLIALTWQNLGLALIGCLLGTIIGALPGLGPSNGVAIMIPLVFTLGLPATPALILLTSVYYGAMYGGRISSILLNIPGDEPALMTTLDGYPMARKGQAGEALSISGISSFVGSFFATWGLVFLAPQLVKVALLFGPAEYFALFTLAFATLGGLASRNQAKAAFAAALGLAIALIGVDGQTGVPRFTFGEVHFYDGIDFLVAIVGMFALSEVFTFLEHRGTAKATGGDGTVKLGRITPPVAMLKQTSGSMARGTVLGFIAGVLPGAGASLGSFIAYSFEKRLKDKNGTFGKGDPRGVAAPEAGNNAAAGGALVPMLALGVPGSGTTAVLLAMLLALNITPGPLLFQNNPDVVWGLIAALFIANFMLLALNIPMVGFFVRLLMIPPRYLMPGVAMISFVGIYGVSGSTFDLMVMIAFGVLGWVLRKLDIPLVPIILGVLLGDQMEKNLRRAMTISDGDVMTLVASPLSIALWTMAIVGFILPVIVGRYLRPKIADKDDVEGADPD; via the coding sequence ATGGATTCTCTTCAATCTCTCGCCGACGGCTTTCTGATTGCCCTGACCTGGCAAAATCTTGGACTGGCCCTGATCGGCTGCCTTCTGGGCACAATTATCGGGGCTCTACCGGGGCTCGGGCCCTCCAATGGCGTCGCCATCATGATCCCCCTGGTGTTCACACTGGGGCTGCCCGCCACGCCTGCGCTGATCCTTTTGACCAGCGTCTATTACGGCGCCATGTATGGCGGGCGCATATCCTCTATCCTGCTCAACATACCCGGTGACGAGCCGGCGCTGATGACCACGCTGGATGGCTATCCCATGGCCCGCAAGGGGCAGGCGGGTGAGGCCCTGTCGATCTCGGGGATTTCCTCGTTTGTGGGCTCGTTCTTTGCCACCTGGGGATTGGTGTTTCTGGCGCCGCAGCTGGTCAAGGTTGCGCTGCTGTTCGGGCCTGCGGAGTATTTCGCGCTGTTTACGCTGGCCTTTGCGACCCTGGGTGGTCTGGCCAGCCGCAATCAGGCCAAGGCTGCCTTTGCCGCCGCGCTGGGGCTGGCGATCGCGCTGATCGGCGTGGATGGCCAGACCGGCGTGCCGCGCTTCACCTTTGGTGAAGTCCACTTCTATGACGGCATCGACTTCCTGGTCGCCATTGTCGGCATGTTCGCGCTCTCGGAGGTTTTCACCTTCCTTGAACACCGTGGCACGGCCAAGGCAACAGGCGGCGACGGGACCGTCAAGCTGGGCCGTATTACCCCGCCAGTTGCGATGCTGAAACAGACGTCTGGCTCCATGGCCCGCGGCACTGTGCTGGGCTTTATCGCTGGCGTACTGCCCGGCGCCGGTGCGTCGCTGGGTTCGTTCATCGCCTATTCGTTCGAGAAACGTCTCAAGGACAAGAACGGCACGTTCGGCAAGGGCGATCCGCGCGGTGTCGCGGCACCCGAGGCGGGCAATAATGCGGCCGCCGGTGGTGCGCTTGTGCCCATGCTGGCCTTGGGCGTTCCCGGCTCGGGCACGACCGCCGTGCTGCTGGCCATGCTGCTGGCGCTCAACATTACACCCGGCCCCTTGCTGTTCCAGAACAATCCGGATGTGGTCTGGGGCCTGATCGCGGCGCTGTTCATCGCCAACTTCATGTTGCTGGCGCTCAATATTCCCATGGTCGGGTTCTTTGTGCGCCTGCTGATGATCCCGCCGCGCTATCTCATGCCGGGCGTCGCGATGATCTCGTTTGTCGGCATTTACGGTGTGTCAGGCTCGACATTTGATCTGATGGTGATGATCGCCTTCGGTGTCCTGGGTTGGGTGCTGCGCAAGCTCGATATTCCGCTGGTGCCGATCATTTTGGGCGTATTGCTCGGCGATCAGATGGAGAAAAACCTGCGGCGCGCCATGACCATTTCGGATGGTGATGTGATGACGCTGGTCGCTTCGCCACTCTCGATCGCGCTGTGGACGATGGCCATTGTCGGTTTCATCCTGCCGGTGATTGTGGGCCGCTATCTGCGTCCCAAGATCGCCGATAAGGATGACGTTGAAGGCGCCGATCCCGACTGA